From a single Bacillus marinisedimentorum genomic region:
- a CDS encoding TraR/DksA family transcriptional regulator, producing the protein MTTFTHLKNELLLAKYELEQQLTGYSRADSTGGLLVVDDEKKQFIRKQIEQELCDVEAALAKFDNETYGFCENSGKKIPQWQLEIQPAARCADEPPALYIAHLKTE; encoded by the coding sequence ATGACTACCTTTACCCATTTAAAAAATGAATTGCTGCTTGCAAAATACGAGTTGGAACAACAGCTTACCGGATATAGCAGGGCAGACAGCACCGGTGGTTTATTGGTCGTTGACGATGAGAAAAAACAATTCATCCGGAAGCAAATCGAACAGGAGCTCTGTGACGTGGAGGCGGCACTTGCCAAATTTGACAATGAAACATATGGCTTTTGTGAAAACAGCGGCAAAAAAATTCCGCAATGGCAACTGGAAATCCAGCCTGCTGCCCGGTGTGCTGATGAGCCGCCCGCCCTTTATATTGCCCATTTGAAAACAGAATAA
- the pyrR gene encoding bifunctional pyr operon transcriptional regulator/uracil phosphoribosyltransferase PyrR, giving the protein MNQKAVVLDEQAIRRALTRIAHEIIEHNKGIEDCILVGIKTRGIYIANRLAERIEQIEGKSIPVGEVDITLYRDDLSKKNESKDPELHGTKIHEDIFDKKVILVDDVLYTGRTVRAAMDAVMDIGRPAQIQLAVLVDRGHRELPIRPDYIGKNIPTSNSEIIMVKMTEVDELDQVSIYERD; this is encoded by the coding sequence TTGAACCAAAAAGCAGTGGTATTGGATGAACAGGCAATTCGCCGGGCCCTGACGAGAATTGCCCACGAAATTATTGAACATAATAAAGGAATTGAGGATTGTATCCTCGTCGGAATCAAAACCCGCGGCATATACATTGCTAACAGGTTAGCCGAGAGGATTGAACAAATCGAAGGGAAAAGCATACCTGTCGGGGAAGTCGATATTACGCTATACCGTGACGACTTAAGTAAAAAGAATGAAAGCAAAGACCCGGAATTGCACGGTACGAAAATACATGAAGACATTTTTGACAAGAAAGTGATTCTCGTAGATGACGTTCTTTACACAGGGAGGACGGTCAGGGCGGCGATGGATGCGGTCATGGATATCGGCCGGCCGGCCCAGATTCAGTTGGCGGTCCTTGTTGACAGAGGTCACCGGGAACTGCCGATAAGGCCTGACTATATCGGGAAAAACATTCCGACATCAAACTCAGAAATCATCATGGTGAAAATGACTGAGGTCGATGAGCTCGATCAAGTCAGCATATATGAACGTGACTAA
- the carB gene encoding carbamoyl-phosphate synthase large subunit: MPKRKDINKILVIGSGPIIIGQAAEFDYAGTQACQALKEEGYEVILVNSNPATIMTDTNIADRVYIEPLTLDFVSRIIRKERPDALVPTLGGQTGLNMAVELHESGVLEECGVEILGTKLSAIQKAEDREAFRQLMGDLNQPVPESEIIHSIPEAYDFVGKVGYPIIVRPAYTLGGTGGGICKNDEELEEIVASGLKNSPVNQCLLEKSIAGYKEIEYEVMRDKDDNAIVVCNMENIDPVGVHTGDSIVVAPSQTLSDREYQLLRNVSLTIIRALEIEGGCNVQLALDPDSFDYYVIEVNPRVSRSSALASKATGYPIAKLAAKIAVGLTLAEMKNPVTGKTVACFEPALDYVVTKIPRWPFDKFESANRKLGTQMKATGEVMAIGRNFEESLLKAVRSLETGVYDLVMEGTSELTDQEIEARIRTADDSRLFIVAEAFRRGFDIETIWSWSKIDRFFLHKISKLVSMENELRANPGNASVLDKAKHSGYSDKGIAGLWGMDEEEVYKIRKESGLMPVYKMVDTCAAEFESLTPYFYGTYEEENESGKTDKESVLVLGSGPIRIGQGIEFDYATVHSVWAIKEAGYEAIIINNNPETVSTDFSVSDKLYFEPLTIEDVMHVIEIEQPAGVVVQFGGQTAINLADGLARRGVKILGTSLENMDRAEDRDKFEQALLALNVPQPLGKTAVSVEEAVAIAEDIGYPVLVRPSYVLGGRAMEIVDRKEELLRYMANAVKVSPAHPVLIDRYMIGKEIEVDAVSDGENVLIPGIMEHIERAGVHSGDSIAVYPPQSLTDEIKSQIIDYTTSIARGLDIKGLLNIQFVVYQNRAYVLEVNPRSSRTVPFLSKITGIPMANLAAKIILGKTLIELGYAGGYHPEPADVFVKVPVFSFAKLRRVDITLGPEMKSTGEVMGRDRTLEKALYKGLIASGIDIPTYGSVLFTVADKDKEEALPLVERFYKIGYQILATEGTASHIQEAGIPVTVVNKIGAPSQNLLDIIRQGGTQFVVNTLTKGKQPARDGFRIRRESVENGIACLTSLDTAEAILRVLESMTFSAESIHLLERNEVMGV, encoded by the coding sequence ATGCCAAAGCGTAAAGATATAAACAAAATACTAGTGATCGGTTCAGGACCAATCATCATTGGCCAGGCGGCTGAGTTTGATTACGCCGGGACACAGGCATGCCAGGCTCTTAAAGAAGAAGGATATGAAGTCATTCTTGTCAATTCGAATCCGGCAACAATCATGACAGATACAAATATTGCCGACCGTGTCTATATTGAGCCGCTTACCCTTGATTTTGTCAGCAGGATCATCCGGAAAGAGCGACCTGATGCCCTTGTGCCGACACTAGGCGGACAAACCGGCCTGAACATGGCTGTCGAGCTTCATGAATCGGGTGTTCTTGAAGAGTGCGGAGTGGAAATACTGGGCACGAAATTATCGGCAATCCAAAAAGCGGAAGACCGCGAAGCGTTCCGCCAGCTTATGGGTGACCTCAACCAGCCGGTTCCGGAAAGTGAAATCATCCATTCGATCCCTGAAGCTTATGATTTCGTCGGCAAAGTCGGCTACCCGATCATCGTGCGGCCGGCATATACACTCGGCGGCACTGGAGGGGGGATTTGTAAAAATGATGAGGAACTTGAGGAAATCGTCGCGAGCGGCTTGAAAAACAGTCCGGTCAATCAGTGCCTGCTCGAAAAAAGCATTGCCGGGTATAAAGAAATTGAATATGAAGTTATGAGGGACAAAGACGATAATGCCATTGTTGTCTGTAATATGGAAAATATCGATCCTGTCGGTGTCCATACCGGTGACTCCATTGTTGTAGCGCCGAGCCAGACGCTCAGTGACAGGGAATACCAGCTCCTCCGCAATGTTTCGTTAACCATTATCAGGGCGCTTGAAATAGAGGGCGGGTGCAACGTGCAGCTTGCCCTTGATCCTGACAGTTTCGACTACTACGTCATTGAAGTGAATCCGAGGGTCAGCCGTTCGTCTGCACTGGCATCGAAAGCGACCGGTTATCCAATTGCCAAGCTGGCAGCCAAAATCGCTGTCGGCCTGACGCTAGCGGAGATGAAGAACCCGGTCACTGGTAAAACGGTCGCCTGTTTTGAACCGGCCCTTGATTATGTCGTAACGAAGATTCCGCGCTGGCCTTTCGATAAATTTGAATCAGCCAACCGGAAACTCGGCACCCAGATGAAGGCAACCGGTGAAGTGATGGCGATTGGCCGCAATTTTGAAGAGTCACTTTTAAAAGCGGTAAGATCTCTTGAAACAGGTGTGTATGACCTTGTGATGGAAGGAACTTCTGAACTGACGGATCAGGAAATCGAGGCAAGGATACGCACTGCTGACGATTCCCGCCTGTTTATCGTCGCAGAAGCATTCCGGAGGGGCTTTGACATTGAAACAATCTGGTCCTGGAGCAAAATCGACCGATTTTTTCTTCATAAAATCAGCAAGCTTGTCAGCATGGAAAACGAGCTCCGCGCCAATCCGGGCAATGCAAGTGTTTTGGATAAAGCGAAACACAGCGGGTACAGTGACAAGGGGATTGCCGGCCTGTGGGGAATGGACGAAGAGGAAGTGTACAAAATCCGTAAAGAAAGCGGCTTAATGCCGGTTTATAAAATGGTTGATACCTGTGCGGCGGAATTTGAGTCCCTGACCCCTTACTTTTATGGTACGTATGAAGAGGAGAACGAATCGGGGAAAACCGATAAGGAAAGCGTGCTGGTCCTCGGCTCAGGCCCGATAAGGATTGGCCAGGGGATCGAGTTTGACTATGCGACTGTTCATTCGGTCTGGGCGATAAAAGAAGCCGGTTATGAAGCGATTATCATCAACAATAACCCGGAAACCGTTTCGACCGACTTCAGCGTCTCCGACAAGCTGTATTTCGAGCCGCTTACAATCGAAGACGTCATGCATGTCATCGAAATTGAACAGCCGGCCGGCGTCGTCGTCCAGTTCGGAGGTCAAACGGCCATCAATCTGGCAGACGGTCTTGCCAGACGGGGAGTGAAAATCCTTGGCACGTCGCTTGAGAACATGGACCGTGCGGAAGACAGGGACAAGTTCGAACAGGCGCTTCTTGCACTGAACGTTCCCCAGCCGCTTGGCAAGACTGCGGTATCCGTCGAAGAAGCGGTTGCCATCGCGGAAGACATCGGGTATCCGGTTCTCGTCCGCCCATCTTATGTCCTTGGGGGCAGGGCGATGGAAATCGTCGACAGGAAGGAAGAGCTGCTGCGCTACATGGCAAACGCCGTCAAAGTCAGCCCTGCCCATCCGGTTCTCATCGACCGTTATATGATAGGCAAGGAAATCGAAGTCGATGCAGTATCTGACGGAGAAAATGTCCTCATTCCAGGAATCATGGAACATATCGAAAGGGCAGGGGTCCACTCCGGTGATTCAATTGCAGTTTATCCGCCGCAAAGCCTGACAGATGAAATCAAAAGCCAGATCATTGACTATACAACCTCTATCGCGCGCGGACTTGATATCAAAGGCCTTTTGAACATCCAATTTGTTGTCTATCAGAATCGGGCGTATGTGCTGGAAGTCAATCCGCGTTCAAGCAGGACGGTTCCATTCCTGAGTAAAATTACCGGAATCCCGATGGCGAATCTCGCGGCAAAAATTATTCTTGGCAAAACCCTGATCGAACTCGGTTATGCCGGGGGCTATCATCCTGAACCTGCCGACGTGTTTGTGAAAGTTCCTGTTTTCTCCTTTGCAAAATTGCGGAGAGTGGATATTACACTCGGACCTGAAATGAAATCAACAGGAGAAGTGATGGGGCGCGACCGGACGCTTGAAAAGGCACTGTATAAAGGCTTGATTGCTTCCGGCATCGACATTCCGACTTATGGTTCTGTTCTCTTCACAGTTGCTGATAAAGATAAAGAAGAAGCGCTGCCGCTTGTTGAGCGTTTTTATAAGATCGGTTACCAGATTCTTGCGACAGAAGGAACGGCAAGTCACATCCAGGAAGCAGGCATTCCGGTCACGGTTGTCAATAAAATCGGTGCACCGAGCCAAAACCTTTTGGATATCATCAGGCAGGGCGGCACTCAGTTTGTCGTCAATACACTCACGAAAGGGAAGCAGCCGGCACGTGACGGCTTCCGCATCCGCCGGGAATCTGTCGAAAATGGCATTGCCTGCCTGACATCACTCGATACGGCCGAAGCGATTTTGCGAGTCCTCGAATCGATGACTTTTTCTGCAGAATCCATTCATCTATTGGAACGAAATGAGGTCATGGGAGTATGA
- a CDS encoding aspartate carbamoyltransferase catalytic subunit: MYNLLTMMDLNTDEIMVMLKEAQHFAEGGVWTPDDKRFVANLFFEPSTRTRFSFEVAEKKLGLEVLNFEAGSSSVQKGETLYDTVQTMAAIGADAAVIRHPRDSYFEELAGKVDIPIINAGDGCGNHPTQSLLDLLTIYQEFGRFSGLNVVIAGDIRHSRVARSNEEILNRLGANVYFSAPGQWQSHVSAPGQYIPMDEAVEKADVMMLLRIQHERHQLKAVHSSEEYHLQYGLTADRAKRMKRESIIMHPAPVNRGVEIADELVESKQSRIFKQMKNGVYVRMAVLKRALQMKGDYAHGYYLEKC; encoded by the coding sequence ATGTATAATTTATTAACAATGATGGATTTAAATACAGATGAAATCATGGTAATGTTAAAAGAAGCACAACATTTTGCCGAAGGCGGTGTATGGACTCCGGATGATAAACGGTTCGTTGCCAATCTTTTTTTTGAACCGAGCACGCGGACGCGTTTCAGTTTCGAGGTTGCGGAAAAGAAACTGGGACTTGAAGTGCTGAATTTCGAAGCAGGATCATCCAGTGTACAAAAGGGAGAAACTTTGTATGACACGGTACAGACCATGGCTGCAATCGGAGCTGATGCAGCAGTCATCCGCCATCCCCGGGACAGTTATTTCGAAGAGCTGGCAGGCAAGGTTGATATTCCGATTATCAATGCCGGTGACGGATGCGGAAACCATCCGACACAATCCCTCCTTGATTTATTGACCATTTACCAGGAATTTGGCCGGTTTTCAGGTCTGAATGTTGTGATAGCTGGCGATATCCGCCATAGCAGAGTTGCAAGATCGAACGAAGAAATCTTGAATCGTCTTGGTGCAAATGTATATTTTTCCGCACCCGGCCAGTGGCAGTCACATGTGTCCGCTCCCGGCCAGTACATTCCCATGGATGAAGCAGTGGAAAAGGCTGATGTCATGATGCTTCTCCGCATTCAGCATGAACGCCACCAATTAAAGGCAGTCCACTCATCTGAGGAATACCACCTGCAATACGGCCTCACGGCAGACCGTGCCAAACGGATGAAGCGGGAGAGCATCATTATGCATCCAGCACCTGTCAATAGAGGTGTTGAAATAGCAGATGAGCTTGTTGAAAGCAAACAGTCGCGAATTTTCAAGCAAATGAAAAACGGCGTATATGTCAGAATGGCTGTATTGAAGCGGGCGTTACAAATGAAGGGGGACTATGCACATGGATACTATCTTGAAAAATGTTAA
- a CDS encoding carbamoyl phosphate synthase small subunit, whose amino-acid sequence MKRQLILEDGSVFIGEGFGSLEEKEGEVVFNTGMTGYQEILTDPSYCGQIVTLTYPLIGNYGVNRDDFETIKPAVHGLIVKEAAEYPSNWRSKEPIGQFLKERGIPAISGIDTRKLTRIIREHGTLKGKICSMDSDPAAVAAELRAKDMPRNQVEKVSAKDPYPSPGTGYRVVLVDFGMKHGILRELNQRGFDVVVVPYNTTAEEILRLHPDGIMLSNGPGDPKDVPEAAEMIQALLGKVPIFGICLGHQLFALACGANTKKMKFGHRGANHPVVDLQTGKVALTSQNHGYTVTGDSVDQTELIVTHKALNDETIEGLRHIRYPAFTVQYHPEASPGPHDANQLFEDFLSMIETEQKKGEQTCQSVKI is encoded by the coding sequence ATGAAACGGCAGCTTATTTTAGAAGATGGATCAGTATTTATCGGAGAAGGTTTTGGAAGCCTTGAGGAAAAAGAAGGGGAAGTCGTTTTCAATACAGGCATGACAGGCTATCAGGAAATCCTGACCGACCCTTCATACTGCGGGCAAATAGTGACGCTGACCTATCCGCTTATCGGAAACTACGGGGTCAACAGGGATGACTTTGAAACGATAAAACCGGCAGTTCACGGGCTAATTGTAAAAGAAGCGGCCGAGTACCCTTCAAATTGGCGGTCAAAAGAACCGATCGGACAATTTTTAAAGGAAAGAGGGATTCCGGCTATCAGCGGCATTGATACACGAAAATTGACAAGAATCATTCGGGAACACGGAACATTGAAAGGCAAAATCTGTTCTATGGATAGTGATCCGGCTGCAGTGGCCGCTGAACTGCGCGCGAAAGACATGCCTCGGAACCAGGTTGAAAAAGTTTCAGCAAAGGATCCGTACCCGAGTCCAGGAACTGGATACCGGGTGGTTCTGGTCGATTTCGGGATGAAACACGGTATTCTGAGGGAACTTAACCAGCGCGGTTTTGATGTCGTCGTTGTGCCTTATAATACGACTGCTGAGGAAATTCTGAGGCTTCATCCTGACGGGATCATGCTGTCAAATGGACCAGGGGATCCGAAAGATGTCCCGGAAGCAGCTGAAATGATACAGGCGCTGCTCGGCAAAGTGCCGATTTTCGGCATTTGCCTTGGCCATCAGCTGTTTGCCCTGGCGTGCGGCGCCAATACAAAGAAAATGAAGTTCGGGCACCGCGGCGCGAATCATCCGGTCGTCGATCTTCAGACAGGAAAAGTTGCCCTCACATCTCAAAATCACGGCTATACCGTAACAGGTGATTCAGTGGATCAGACGGAGCTGATTGTAACCCACAAGGCGCTTAATGATGAAACGATTGAAGGCTTGCGCCATATACGGTATCCGGCTTTCACGGTTCAATACCATCCTGAAGCATCGCCCGGGCCGCATGATGCCAATCAGCTATTTGAAGACTTTCTCAGCATGATCGAAACGGAACAGAAGAAAGGGGAACAGACATGCCAAAGCGTAAAGATATAA
- a CDS encoding RluA family pseudouridine synthase gives MEAEVYSLTAGPEHENTRIDKLVTDQESDWSRSQVQQWIKDGLVLVNDKAVKGNYKTRCGDQIRITVPEPEEVNVLPEAIELDVRYEDQDVIVVNKSRGMVVHPGPGHSSGTLVNALLHHCEDLSGINGELRPGIVHRIDMDTSGLIIVAKNDAAHQHLARQLSEKTVTRKYKAIAHGVVSHDKGTIDAPLGRDKNDRKKMTVTDENSRNAVTHFEVLERFQNYTYVECVLETGRTHQIRVHMKYIGHPLAGDPKYGPKKTLPIEGQALHAEVLGFIHPRTGEYVELQAELPEDMEKLLERLRKTS, from the coding sequence ATGGAAGCAGAAGTTTATTCGTTAACCGCAGGGCCTGAACACGAAAATACAAGAATTGATAAACTGGTCACCGATCAGGAAAGCGATTGGTCGCGGTCCCAGGTGCAGCAGTGGATAAAAGACGGCCTGGTGCTTGTTAACGATAAAGCCGTCAAAGGAAACTACAAAACCAGGTGTGGCGATCAAATCCGGATTACCGTTCCTGAACCCGAAGAGGTCAACGTGCTTCCTGAAGCAATAGAACTTGATGTCCGATATGAAGATCAAGATGTAATTGTTGTGAACAAATCGCGCGGCATGGTCGTCCATCCTGGGCCAGGGCATTCGTCCGGGACGCTTGTGAATGCGCTTCTCCATCATTGTGAGGATCTTTCCGGCATCAATGGGGAGCTGAGGCCGGGGATTGTCCATCGGATCGATATGGATACATCGGGTTTGATCATAGTCGCCAAAAATGATGCGGCACACCAGCACCTTGCCCGCCAGCTCTCAGAGAAGACCGTCACGAGGAAGTATAAAGCGATCGCTCACGGGGTTGTCAGCCATGATAAAGGTACAATCGATGCACCGCTCGGCCGAGACAAAAACGACAGGAAAAAGATGACAGTTACAGATGAAAACAGCCGGAATGCTGTCACACATTTCGAGGTGCTGGAACGGTTCCAGAATTATACGTATGTGGAATGCGTACTGGAAACAGGGCGGACTCACCAGATCAGGGTCCATATGAAATATATCGGCCATCCGCTTGCAGGGGATCCTAAATATGGACCGAAAAAGACGCTGCCGATTGAAGGACAGGCACTCCATGCTGAGGTTCTCGGATTCATTCATCCGCGGACAGGCGAATATGTAGAACTTCAAGCGGAACTTCCGGAGGATATGGAGAAATTGCTCGAACGGCTGCGCAAAACGAGTTGA
- a CDS encoding solute carrier family 23 protein — translation MEKNNIKMDVREVPKLHEWLTLSLQHLFAMFGATVLVPFLTGLSPAVALISSGLGTLSYLLITKGRIPAYLGSSFAFIGPIIAASAAGGPEAAMIGSFMAGLVYGIVAVLIKMLGLRWLLHLLPPVVVGPVIIVIGLGLASVAIDMAMYVPGTEDYSLTHFSVALVTLAITVIGSIFFRGFFGLIPILIGIIGGYTFAYIMGLVDLAAVKEAAWLQAPEFIIPFITYSPAEVFSWEIGLIIVPVAIVTIAEHIGDQMVLSKIAGRNFLTKPGLHRSILGDGVATMIASFIGGPPNTTYGENIGVLAITRVFSVFVIGGAAASAIMFGFIGKISALIESIPTAVMGGVSILLFGIIASSGLRMLIDNRVDLGEKRNLVISSVILVIGVGGAFVQLSDNLQIAGMALAAITGVILNLVLPGKESAQGDMRMFEREADGKEEVA, via the coding sequence ATGGAAAAAAATAATATCAAAATGGATGTCAGAGAGGTTCCAAAACTGCATGAGTGGCTGACGTTGAGCCTGCAGCACTTATTCGCGATGTTCGGTGCGACGGTGCTTGTGCCTTTCCTTACAGGATTAAGCCCGGCGGTAGCCCTCATTTCCAGCGGGCTCGGTACACTATCATACTTGCTGATCACAAAAGGGCGCATACCTGCATATCTAGGTTCGTCGTTTGCATTCATCGGTCCGATTATCGCGGCTTCTGCGGCAGGCGGCCCTGAAGCAGCTATGATCGGAAGCTTTATGGCAGGGCTGGTGTACGGAATTGTCGCTGTTCTTATAAAAATGCTGGGGCTGCGCTGGCTGCTTCACCTGCTTCCGCCGGTCGTTGTCGGCCCCGTCATTATTGTCATCGGGCTTGGCCTCGCAAGTGTCGCAATCGACATGGCCATGTATGTACCCGGAACAGAGGACTACAGCCTGACCCACTTTTCAGTAGCGCTTGTCACGCTTGCCATCACAGTAATCGGCTCGATTTTCTTCCGCGGTTTTTTCGGGCTGATTCCAATTCTAATAGGTATTATCGGCGGCTATACATTTGCATATATCATGGGGCTTGTTGATCTGGCAGCCGTCAAAGAAGCAGCCTGGCTGCAGGCACCGGAGTTCATCATTCCATTTATCACGTACTCGCCGGCTGAAGTTTTCAGCTGGGAAATTGGATTGATCATCGTTCCGGTGGCTATCGTTACAATTGCGGAACACATCGGCGACCAGATGGTTCTGAGCAAGATAGCCGGAAGAAACTTCCTTACGAAACCGGGCTTGCATCGATCGATTCTTGGTGACGGTGTTGCAACAATGATTGCTTCATTCATCGGCGGCCCGCCAAATACGACGTACGGTGAAAATATTGGTGTTCTGGCCATCACAAGAGTGTTCAGCGTCTTTGTCATCGGCGGTGCAGCTGCTTCAGCAATCATGTTCGGATTTATTGGAAAGATTTCAGCCCTGATTGAGTCTATCCCAACAGCTGTCATGGGAGGCGTTTCAATCCTCCTGTTCGGTATCATCGCCTCATCCGGTCTTCGGATGCTCATTGATAACCGGGTCGACCTCGGCGAGAAGAGAAATCTTGTCATCTCATCCGTCATTCTTGTGATCGGCGTCGGCGGAGCGTTCGTCCAGCTGTCTGATAATCTGCAAATTGCCGGAATGGCGCTGGCTGCCATTACTGGTGTCATTCTAAATCTTGTCCTGCCTGGCAAGGAAAGCGCCCAGGGAGATATGAGAATGTTTGAGAGAGAGGCAGACGGAAAAGAGGAAGTTGCATAA
- a CDS encoding dihydroorotase, with amino-acid sequence MDTILKNVNVLNEDGKLMKQDIRIASGRIEKIAETIEPSGSEEVKDAGGLFAAPGLVDLHVHLREPGGEKKETIASGTRAAALGGFTTIAAMPNTRPVPDHPDRLDWLNRRIQETAAVRVLPYASITVREAGKELTDFSALSEKGAFAFTDDGVGVQSAGMMLSAMKKAASLGKAIVAHCEDDTLKNNGAVHDGRFAEKHQLRGIPSVAESVHIARDVLLAEASGCHYHVCHISTKESVRVVRDAKRAGIRVTAEVTPHHLLLSEDDIPGLDSNFKMNPPLRSREDKEALLQGLKDGTIDFIATDHAPHTEAEKAEGMELAPFGITGLETAFPLLYTYLVETGEISLKELVEYLTVKPSGTFGLPYGTLEAGKPADIVLIDLDHEKVIDPERFASKGKNTPFGGWKCKGWPAVTYVNGKLVWEKGSVPE; translated from the coding sequence ATGGATACTATCTTGAAAAATGTTAACGTACTGAATGAAGACGGAAAGCTGATGAAGCAAGATATCCGCATCGCTTCCGGCCGGATAGAAAAAATCGCTGAGACAATTGAACCTTCAGGAAGTGAAGAAGTTAAAGATGCCGGAGGCCTGTTTGCGGCACCGGGACTTGTCGACCTCCATGTCCATTTGCGGGAACCAGGCGGGGAAAAGAAAGAAACGATTGCGAGCGGAACCAGAGCTGCTGCACTTGGCGGTTTCACCACTATCGCCGCTATGCCGAACACAAGGCCGGTGCCGGATCATCCTGACAGGCTGGATTGGCTTAACAGGCGCATACAGGAGACAGCAGCAGTCCGCGTTCTCCCATATGCATCCATTACTGTACGGGAAGCAGGAAAGGAACTGACCGACTTTTCGGCCCTCTCGGAAAAAGGAGCGTTCGCTTTTACGGATGATGGTGTAGGCGTGCAGTCAGCCGGAATGATGCTTTCCGCAATGAAGAAGGCTGCATCGCTCGGAAAGGCGATTGTCGCCCACTGTGAAGATGACACGCTGAAAAACAACGGTGCGGTCCACGATGGACGTTTTGCTGAAAAACACCAGCTGCGGGGGATCCCGTCTGTTGCAGAATCAGTCCATATCGCAAGAGACGTGCTGCTTGCAGAAGCTTCAGGCTGCCATTATCACGTTTGCCATATAAGCACGAAAGAATCTGTCAGGGTCGTCCGTGACGCCAAGCGGGCAGGCATCCGGGTGACAGCGGAAGTCACGCCGCACCATTTGCTTCTGTCAGAAGATGACATCCCCGGACTTGATTCTAATTTCAAAATGAATCCCCCTTTGAGAAGCAGGGAGGATAAGGAGGCTCTGCTTCAAGGGCTGAAGGATGGAACAATCGATTTTATTGCTACGGACCATGCTCCCCACACCGAAGCTGAAAAAGCGGAAGGAATGGAACTGGCGCCGTTTGGGATTACCGGGCTGGAGACAGCTTTTCCTCTTTTGTATACCTATCTTGTGGAAACAGGGGAAATCAGCTTGAAGGAACTGGTCGAATATCTGACAGTGAAACCATCTGGCACCTTCGGACTGCCTTACGGCACACTGGAAGCCGGTAAGCCGGCAGATATCGTTTTAATCGATTTGGATCATGAAAAAGTGATTGATCCGGAACGTTTCGCATCGAAAGGAAAAAACACACCGTTTGGAGGCTGGAAATGCAAAGGCTGGCCAGCCGTCACATATGTTAATGGGAAACTTGTCTGGGAGAAAGGAAGTGTGCCTGAATGA
- the lspA gene encoding signal peptidase II, translating into MLYYFIAFITVIIDQVTKWLVVTNMELGQRITLIDGFLYFTSHRNRGAAWGILQNQMWFFYIITVIVVVAVIYYMEKHASGKRLEQWAFTLILGGAVGNFIDRLFRKEVVDFIDVHIFTYDYPIFNVADSALVIGVALFFIYALFYEGKEKKEA; encoded by the coding sequence GTGTTATATTATTTCATTGCATTTATTACGGTCATCATTGACCAGGTGACAAAGTGGCTGGTTGTCACAAACATGGAATTAGGCCAGCGTATCACCCTTATAGATGGTTTTCTGTATTTTACTTCTCACCGCAACAGGGGGGCAGCGTGGGGAATATTGCAAAACCAGATGTGGTTCTTTTATATCATCACAGTAATTGTCGTCGTGGCTGTCATTTATTATATGGAAAAGCATGCGAGCGGCAAACGGCTTGAACAGTGGGCATTCACCCTTATATTAGGCGGGGCAGTCGGTAACTTCATCGACAGGTTGTTCCGCAAAGAAGTGGTTGATTTCATTGATGTGCATATTTTTACATATGATTATCCGATCTTCAATGTCGCAGATTCCGCACTTGTAATCGGCGTGGCGCTGTTTTTTATTTATGCGCTTTTTTATGAAGGAAAAGAGAAGAAGGAGGCCTGA